tgttttcaataaaatttgCTTGTAATTAATGTGGGAACTACTGTGTGTCTTATGGACAGCCTTCAAAGAAATCAAAGaggttttttcttgtttggtgaaaggctttggggtgacctaattgtggccttgGAGGTTTTGAAGGGAGCCAACAAgagcctggagtgccaggacaagggggagtgGCTCTGAgctgacagagggcaggtttaTTTTggattctggaaaaaaaatcttccctgtgagggtgctgaggccctggcacaggttgcccagagaagctgtggctgccccatccctggaagtctttaaggacaggttggatggggcttggggcaacctgggatagtggaaggtgtccctgcccatgggtggaatgagattatttttaaggtctcttccaacccaaagcatcctgtgattccatgattacTGTGTAACATTAATCAGTAGGAAGTGACTCATTCTCACTGAAAACTGGGATTAATATAGGCCCTGCAGTTTGTAGCCATTTAGCTGTTTATTTAGCAGTCTGtctcctcagagctgtgctcccAAAATGCCTTTACAGGGTAACACAGGCAGATCCCACACAGCTGGGTCTGTGGCTGCCTTCCTGATGGTGCATTCAAACACTCACAAACTGGTAAAAAGTGGCTGTCCTGAGGATTTCTGGAAGAACACAAATCCACTTTTAGTTTATTCAGGTTTTGTTCCTCGATGGCAGGACTTGTGTCACAGTCACCACAGAGCACTAACACACTTTTTAGTGTTACCTGAAGCCCAGTGCTGGTGACGTTTTGCTGCCTGCTGTATTTGTCTGCTGAGAGCTGTGTTCCTCTCCCAACAGCAATGATGGCACGTCCAAACTGAAAGTTCTCACCGATTCCATTTTTAGGAGTAGGATAGccatgttttaaaatgtttctgtaataAAGGTGggaaaataaagtttattatTCATCTCTCAGTCTATCCTTGTAGTTAACGGAAGGCCCAGTGAGGCATTTCCCAGAAGAAATGTAGGTTTTGAAaggtttttctcctcctttacCAATTTTTATATGCAGGAGCGCCGTTAACTCGGGAGACCTCACTCACATTTAGCTGCCGCAACCATCAGCGTATTCGCAGAAGGACAAAGGGCGGACTCGGGAGCTGTGGAGGCACGGACAGTGTGTGTCTCGCCCCGGAGCACCCAGAGGAGAGCGGATCCGCTcacagccctgcccggcccccgCTCTCCCCTCacggccctgcccggccccgcttCTCCCCTCACGCCCGTTCCCGCCGCCGCGAGGGCCCCTTGGCGCGGGCTGCCCGCCGCGCGCCTGTCGGGCCGCGCGGGCAGCGCCTCGGCCGCCTGCAGGCGGCGGCGCGCGAGGACCCCTGGGCGGCGCCATTTTGGAgtggcggcgggcggcggcggcagctccGTGGCCGGTGCCTCGCTCGGGCTCTCTCCCGGTTCCTCCCTCGCCCCGTCCCGTCCCCTCCGCCCCGCCGGCGGCAGCAGCATGAGTGTGGTGGAGCACGTGCGCGAGATGGCGGCCGCCGGGCTGCACTCCAACGTGCGGCTGCTCAGCGGGCTGCTCCTCACCATGAGCGGCAACAACCCGTGAGTGCCCCGCCGGCAGGGGGGCGCGGGGCGTGAGGGAGCGGGGCCGCTCCTGGgctctccctgtccccgtccccgtccccgccgGGGGTGGAGCCCGCCTCTGTTCGGGTTTCAGCATCAGCGTCCCTCTGGGGTGCCCGCTACAGCACGGGTGTCCTGgcagagaatcatagaaccagCAAGGAAAGAGCCTTGaaggttgttttgtttcagccctcctgccatgggcagggacaccatccactatcccaggttgctccaagccctgtccagcctggctttggacacttcagggatggggcaaccacagcttctctgggcagcctttgccagggcctcaccaccctcacagggaggaattatTCCTAATGCCCAATCTAagcctgccctctgtcagtgtgaagccattcccccttgtcctggcactccaggcccttgtaaattGTCTCTCTCCGTGCTTTTTGTTGACTCccttcaggtcctggaaggccACAGTTGGGTCATTTGGTCTGCACACATATTAAGAGTTTTATAGAGGGGGTTTTTATAATGTAGGAACAGGGATTAGGACCAGAACAGCTGTACAAGGAGCTGGGTTGCCTTTTAAACCTGAGTCTAAACAAAACACTGTTCTTTTAAACTTGAGTTCAAACAAAACTCAGTTCTGAAATCTGAACCAGCAAAATGCTGGATCCTTACCTAGTAAAAGGTGAATGAATCCTAGGAGAAAGTTGATGCAGTGTAATGGATGTTTACAGCCTGTGGCTTGTTACAGAAAGGATGGGGGCAGTGGCCAAGCAGCCAAACATTGAGCTGCTGTTGCTGACGAGGTGTCAGGAGTGGCTGTtggatttgtttgtttacaGATAAAAGAAATTGGTGAGATAAGCCCTGTGTGAGGAGTCAGTGCTGTTACCCAGTGGTCCTTCCAGTGCAgtgaaggagctgcagcagttGCAAGTTGAAGCCAGACAAATCAAAGCTACAAATACTTTGGATCTGTAAGGTTTGGATTCTTTTGCAGCCATCTGATCTCAGCCTCTCTGTCTGCATTTCTTCTAGGGAGCTGTTCTCTCCCTCTCAGAAGTACCAGCTCCTTGTCTATCATGCAGACTCCCTCTTCCATGACAAGGAGTACAGGAATGCTGTCAGCAAGTACACCATGGCCttacagcagaaaaaagccTTAAGTAAAACCTCCAAAGTCAGGCCTTCTACTGGGAATGCTGCATCAACACCCCAAGGCCAGGTATTTAAAAATTGATAACGTGCTTCATCAAGTGATCACCTTCCCCTTTCCATGTAATGTTGCTGACTCAAATCTTGACAGagtcactgaggctggaaaagatcctTTAGACTGAATCCCTGCCAAGTGCATCACTAACCACATCTCTGAGCATCACCTTTACATGTCTCTTAACCACCTTAGATTGTGCATTTATCATGTCAAATAAACCTGACATTTAAGGCTAATTAGTTGGATAATATCTGTGGTGTTTTCTAATGCAAAACTTAAAATGGTCTCCAGCATGAAATTTTTCAGTATGTGTACTTCATACTTTTAATTTGAAGACAGGAACAGTATGAACTAGCAGTGAGTTGCAGTGTTAACTTACATGCACCAGATATTTTTCAACacagtataaatatttatgaggAAACCTTATTCAAATTTTCGTACCTGATTGAACCAACATCATatttaaatcttttattttttgtttcagtgtttaCCATCAGAAATTGAAGTGAAATACAAAATGGCTGAATGTTACACAATGCTGAAGCAAGATAAAGATGCCATTGCTATTCTTGATGGGATTCCTTCCAGGCAGAGAACTCCAAAGGTGAATTCTGTCAGGATTTTGTCACAACCTCGTGGTCAGTGTATCTCTAGGGCAGAACATATTATGTAGGTTTAATGGCATTATGTCTTTTTCATTAGTTAAATATTGTTTGGTAGCATTTCCTAATTTTAAATTAGCTGATTTGGacccttttctttaaaataataccaattttgtatttcctctgatagaaagaatttaaagaaaaaaaattaaggaattaaATGTTTTGTGCATCTTTATTAACTTCTTGTATAGTTGGAGCAATGCCAAATCCTTGAAAGGCTGGAGACTTTGGCAAGTAGAAGGTTTGCTAGTGCTCcaccttttaaaatcttttaatcCTTTTCAGCAACAGTTTAGATAATGTTAAATATTTAGATCCCTTTGTGGTCTGCAGTGCCAAATCTGTGGAGTCTTTGCTCGCTGGCTCTGTTACTCAGAGGGGCTTAAAAGATTAACACATCAGATCAGTCAACTGTGTTTCATGTTAAATTGTCCTAAAAGTGTACATGGCTTAAACTCCAGTTAATTCTGAGTGTTCTGACCAACTTGCAGAacagacaaagaagaaaagattgaGAAAAGCAAACCTTTTGCCTATACAGACCAGCAAATGAAagtgctgcagcagaaacaAGCTACTTGTGTTGTGAGGAGCTCAGATAATTTCTGTTCCTTGGTCAATCATGGCTCCATTCAGAAGCTGAATGGAAACTTTCTCTGACTTGCCAAGCTAATTCAAACACTTGCATGGACACAGAGGGATTCCTGGAAGAGACTGATTAATGGATGTACAGATCCTTCTTGGCATCATGTGCTTGCCcatcttttgtcttctttgaTGCAAAACACAGGTTTCAAGGTGCACCGTGCACGTGCAAAAGAAtgtagattttatttctgtactCAGAAAGAAGCCACAGTTTCCATTTTGTACTATATGGTACCTTGGAGTGTTCTCAGAAATGCAGGTTCTGCTCAGAACAGAGGCAGGCAGGCTTGAAGACAGAGTTGTGACCTTTCTTAGTgattctttctccttcctcacaCTCGACTGTCCccacatttctgttttctgcagatCAATATGATGCTGGCAAATCTCTACAAGAAGGCAGGCCAGGAGCGCTCCTCGGTGACGAGCTACAAAGAGGTGCTGAGGCAGTGTCCCTTGGCCCTGGATGCCATCCTAGGTGGGTGTCTGCACTCTGTCAGCACTGCAGTGTTCAGCcctgttaaaattttaattacactTCTGTAACTGTCTTGCATTTGCATGTCATGCCCACACTGTAGAAATTGTAGCAAGCCCTGTGACAGCTGTTTGTCAAGGGAGGGAGTTTCTGCTCCTCAGACAATTTGTATCAAAAGCAGTTTTTGGGTGGTTGAGACTGATGTATGAACCCCTCTAAGCAGGCTTGCTCTCGTTGTCGGTGAAGGGAGCAGAAGTGGCCTCCATGACCATCAACATAATCCAGAGCATTCCCAACTTGGATTGGCTCTCCGTGTGGATCAAGGCATACGCCTTTGTGCATACTGGAGACAACACCAGAGCAATAAACACCATTTGGTAAGAGTTGAAAGAGCGTGGTGCAATCAAATCATATATAAATTCTTATATATAATGGTATTCAAAATGTCTTTTATAAATAACaggcattttcttttccctttaagCTCTTTAGAGAAGAAGTCATTGCTGAGGGATAATGTGGACTTGCTGGGGAGCTTAGCAGACCTATACTTCAGAGCTGGAGACAATAAAAACTCTATCCTAAAATTTGAACAAGCACAAATGCTGGATCCTTACCTAATAAAAGGTGAGTAAATCCTGAGAGAAGGTTGACCTGAAGAGTAACAGCTACATGCAGTGGAATATTGTATATTGTTTACCCAGCTTTCAGTTCAGAATTGACATTCAGAAGCTGCATGTCTTGAGCCCTTCTAGGTAGTTGCACAGTTTAAAGTAGGTGTTTGTGgtttgtgtggcttttttttttcttgtgaatgaGCTTTCTATTTCTTGAGGATTGATCCCCCAACGTGTGTCTTTAGGAATGGATGTTTATGGTTATTTATTGGCTCGCGAGGGTCGGCTGGAGGATGTGGAGAACTTGGGCTGCCGGCTCTTCAATATTTCTGACCAACATGCAGAGCCCTGGGTGGTGTCTGGGtgagttgttttcttttctttctcgCCTCAGCTCTCCATGTGCTGAATGTGGTGGGTTACAGCTGACACAGTGGGTTCAGCTTGTTTTGTTCAGAAGGTGCTTTTCTGTCCTGTCTGTTGTGTTCTTGGGTAACTCTCTGTAAATATctattgtgtttttttcctgtatgtgAAATTTAGAGTTACACACCTGTGCAATACCAACAATATATTAAATACTAACAGTTTTAATTCCTGTACTGggtgtttttaaatttctgaagcAGTTCTTTTCTTAACTTCAAGTACAAGAAGTTCAAAACCCCCATGACTGCGCACAGGCACCGCAGGCAGCGTGTGTTTACaatccctctcctttttctgtaGGTGTCACAGTTTCTACAGCAAAAGATACTCCCGTGCCTTATACTTGGGAGCCAAAGCTATCCAGCTGAACAGCAACAGTGtccaggccctgctgctgaAGGGAGCTGCTCTGCGCAACATGGGCCGGGTGCAGGAGGCCATCATCCACTTCCGGGAGGCAATCCGGCTGGCGCCCTGCCGCCTCGACTGCTACGAGGGtgagccctgggcagctgctcacagctgctctCCGTGAGGGATGGTGCCATGCTGGTGgtgagggaagggaatggaCAGCAGTTCTTTCCTCCTGTAAATAACTACTACCCCAAAACCTACGGTGTGGTCAGGTGAGGGATGCGAGAGAACGCCTGGGTTTGTAAGAATGATGTTCAAAAAGgggttttcttggtttttgtttggtttcatCTGGAGGTAAACAAGACTTGGGTGTTTTGAGCAGCTCACTTTTGGATGATGATGGTAACTGATGGTTAGTTCTGCTGGGAGCTTTGTTTTATTGTACttgttgaaatatttaaatcttgTTGATCTCAACAGCAGCTTCAAGTAGTGAAAAGTCCAGGTGAAGTACTAATTCTCTCAGTATTGGAATTGGACAAAAACATTAGATTAGGTGTACTTaggttggagttttttttcagtgcctgACCATTAATAAACATCAAGTCAATTATCTGTAGAATGAGTATGTTGACAAGCATGGATTCACTTTCTCTGTTACAATTTATATTTGCTTATTGGAGTGTCAGCTGTTCAACACCCGAGTGCTACTAAGAGCAAATAATAGTAGAGAGCTGAGTGCTTGTGGTGCTGACTCAAACCCTGAAGTGTTTCCAATCTGACATCACCAGGTCTCATCGAGTGTTACCTGGCATCCAACAGCATCCGTGAAGCCATGGTGATGGCAAACAACGTGTACAAAACCCTGGGGGCAAATGCACAgaccctcaccctgctggccacagtcTGCCTGGAGGACCCAGTCAcacaggaaaaggcaaaaacatTGCTGGACAAAGCTCTCACACAAAGACCTGACTACATTAAAGCTGTGGTAAAGAAAGCAGAACTTCTCAGTAAGTTCCTTTTTCCTCTGGGTtggtttgtttaaaaatacCCTTGTACATGGAAAGGTGTTCTGGAGCTACTACATCCATGTGAAGGATGTGACAGTGATGATACAGTCCAGGGGTTTATCAGTTCTATCCTGAGGGAAAAATCACAGGATTTAATTGAATCCAGCAGCTGATATTACAATTAAAGCAATTGCAAACAAAGTGTTTTGACTTCAGAGTAGATGTAATTGTGAATGTAACAGCTATTGCAAGAAAAAGTCATTGTTTAGAGTTAAtctgctggaagcagagcaCTGCTCTACTGACAGGTCTAGAGGGACAAATAGCCTTGTGTTGGGAAGACCGTGAACACTGTGACTTTTTATAGATTTGTCTCAGCTATTGATTTAAACAGTAGTTTTGCCTGTGAacaggcagggagcagaagTATGAAGATGGGATTGCCTTGCTGAGGAATGCCCTGGCCAACCAGAGTGACTGTGTCCTGCACCGCATCCTGGGGGACTTCCTGGTGGCTGTCAACGAGTACCAGGAAGCCATGGACCAGTACAGCATAGCCCTGAGGTAAAGCACCCCTGGGACTGCAGGAGCTTTAAAAGAACCAGTAATCAGTTTCACTGAGTAAAAAGATGAGCTCTTGATGGATTAGGATGGGAATCAGAGGTGGCTTTGTATCATTCTCccttaaaataacaaaaccacacaaatgACACCCTGCTCGTGAGTTGGTTGGTCTTAAGATTTCAAACTGAGAAGTGAAAAATGTAGGAACTGTATTAATGCTAAATATGTCACTAGGCTTGTGATTCCTTGACTAACAAAAGGATTAAGGCATGGAATTATTTAtagttattaattattttatagtCAGACTTTAGGATCCATTCCTTTACACTAGAAGGTGAATGTAGAAATTAGCTGTTTGATAAATTTAAATAGTATGATTCAACTTAACATAATCTAAATGCTATTTTAGGGTGTTACTTTGTTAAATATTCCCATGTTTTGATTGCAACATCTTCAATTTGCCTTAAATCCAGCACATTATGTCCTCTGCAAACTTGCACAGTTTAAATGGGTCAGCTGGTTCTTGCCTGCATAGATTATATTTAGTCAGAgtcatttaaatttttactgCTTTCATGTTGCTTTATAATTAGTATTGTTGGGAGAGGTGACTAAGTTTTCTGGAAGAGTGGGATGTTTAGATAAACGTGTTCTCTGGGATCAGAACTGTTTTATAAAGAGATTTAAGACTCAGTGTTACAGCAGCTCAAGGGGAAGTTGCATCATCATCTAAAATAAGCTTCCTGATGATGTTAAACAGGAAGTGCAGACAACAGGATGAGATTTTATTGTTACTCTTTACACTGAGgccacaaagagaaaaaagtttcaagacaatgctttattttccttcctttcttcagtTTGGATCCAAACGATCAGAAGTCACTGGAAGGAttgcagaaaatggaaaaagaggaaagtcCAACAGATGCCACCCAGGAAGAAGATGTGGATGACATGGAGGGAAGTGGAGAAGAGGGGGACTTGGAAGGCAGTGACAGCGAAGCAGCTCAGTGGGCAGATCAAGAACAGTGGTTTGGGATGCAGTAAAAGCCTCCTGCTGCTTGTTTTGGCACTTGAACACACCACTGGGGCCACTCTTCTTAGAAGAATAGAAACCCTGATTCTTTTTCAGTAACAAaggacttgtttttttttaatagactcTGAAAGCAATTAATAGTTCTGTGCATCTCAATACTGTGGAGATTCTTGATGCTTCTTATTTATTAAGTGTAAGGGACTAACTGCATCCAAGGTTATTTGCaactttcattttgaaaaattccTGGTAAAACTAAAACCATCAGAATCTGAGGTGTGTAATGAGCCTGTTGTTTGTGATGAAGACAATGTCTGAGTTCTGTCCAGGGCTGAGTGTGCTTGGGCCAGTTGTAAATACAGTGGTTTGTACTCCTTTGTGGGAAAGGCCATGCTCATTTGTGTGCAGCCATTTGAGTCTGGGGGAGCTGCTTGAGTGTGGCTGAAAGCAGCACTGttcttttgctgtgtttgttgaattaatttgtctttttctaGGGCATTACCTGTGCTGTCCAGGATACATTTGGGACAATAAGCAATTTGGACTTCCCAGACACTTTTTGTAGCTGACTAATTTCTCTGTGTACAGAATTGAGCCAGTGGTGGAGAATTAAAGTCATTTCTTCAACCCTTACTAAACACTACAATCACTTAAACTCTGTACatgagcatttattttaaaatgcagtttagttttatttcagtatgtTTCTGGAAGGTTTTGCAGCAGTGACTCAAAGCACTTTACATTTTGTGTACTGACATTTAAAATGCTATAAAAAGAATTAATCCCTCTTGCACTGCTGAAGAAATGTTAAATTATGCAAATACACATATTGTCCTGTTTTTCCCATGTTTATATACTTCCTGGCTTTGTCAGGTAATTTTTGAATTCATGTCTTTTTCCCTCACCTTTTGAAGCAAAATTGCTTCATGTACAAATTCCTAACCTCAGCATTTCAAGGGTGAACTGCTTTGGGTAATCTAGAAACTGTTTCAGTTCTGTGGGCTTGATGTGTGGGAAGAggaattacttatttttcttacagttcTGATTCCCTTAGTCCTTACCAAAATGTGATTTTATAATCTTTATATCAAGAGTTTAATtccttttgtatttattttgttaccACAGGTATGCTGGAGCACACAGACTTTTTAGAAAgctaaaaaaatagttttgagtATTTGAGTTGGAGGAAAAATGGCTGTTTGTTACAAATACATGACATGGAAAAGAAGCTTCTCCCTGAAAGGCAGATGAGGGTAAAATATCCCTCTGTGATGTTGTATCAAAAATGCACAACAAAAGAGGGAGATTATTGTCTGTTTTGGAAATGTTCTGGTGTGTCATGGCTTACAGAGGAGTCCAATAGTTCATCCAtttaagaagagaaaacagctgCGTGTCTGTTCtctctggaattctgtgggCTTTAGAGTTTCCAAAATACCAAACTGAGTTATGGTTCTTTGAAGGTGGTAGGGGAAGAACAGCAGGGCAAAGCTGTCGTGGCAGTTGGGTTGGCATAAACTGCTCCTGCTCTTGCAGTGAGCAGATTCATCAAATGTGTAACATctcagggagagaaaatatttcattaatgaCTTTAATTAATGAAAGGCCTTGTCCTCTTCGTATCTTTGCCATTGCTGTGGGATGCAGTGGATGGATTTCAGCTCATCACGTGTCTCATAACAGAAAAAATGGGCAAGATATTCAAAGcatctatttttatattaaaaaaactttGCTTTCTCCTCAAACTCAGCATTCACCAGCTGAAAGCTGGGTAGCTGCATTAGCTTTCTAGTTGTATTCCAAACCTCTGCTGAGAATGAAAATTGAGTTGTTTGTGTTACTAAACTAAAGGCAGGATACATTTAATTGATGAGGAGTATTTGAGGTATGTGCTGTATTTTTCAGCCATTTCATTCTAATGGTTCCTTTGAATAGGTCACTCTTTTCAGGTGGTAACCACTGGCTTTGCACATTTCTCTGAACTATTTACATAGAAGAGGAAACTGGAGAGCCACAGTTCTGCTGAAACTATTCTGTAGTGTGTTTGTAGATAATCTGATAATATCTGCTTTTAGAACAGGCAGGAAACTAAAACTACTTCAAGATGAGTCCTTGAGTGCAGCTTGAGCAAACAAGTCCAGGCACAGCTCAGAACACCTAGAGATGGCTGTTAAAAGTCATTTGTATCCTCACAGCTTTGGTTTCCTGAGAGCTTGGTTCCTTACTGGGCATGAGAAGTTGTGAGGGTGTGCAGATGGAGCCTGGTGAGTGCCTGCTGTGTTGGGCTTACGTAGCTGTGTGTGATCTTTGCTAAGAGTTGCACTGTGACTGTGGAACTTTGAGGTGCCATACATGTTGAGATTGTGTAGAGAGATACATTCGGCCCTCACTTCAGAATTCTAGAGGGATTCTGCTTGTCTAGTAATGAGTCTTCATTACTGCTTTAATTTTAGAATGTGATCTCTGGTTCTGCACAGGTCTGGTACTCTCCAATGCAGTTACAGGCATTTAGTTCAGGGAATATAACAATTAGCCCTTAATAAGCAGCTGACCTCATTCCCTGCCTCAATCACATGCTCTGCACCCAAGAAGAAAAGATCACGAAGCCAAGAACTGAAGTTCAGGCTGTGTTAGATCAGTGATAGAAATGAAACAGTTTGGACGCGAGGCAAGGAATCTGTTGCCATCCAGTTGTACTGGAAGTGAAGTGTTGGTGTGTCTGAGGTGCTGGGTAAGGGCAGAGTGCCCCTGTTTGCCTGAAATCCTTGAATTTAAATCACATATTTCATTACtattcattcattttcattctttcctaCTTTGACAGGAAGTGCTGGGAAAGGGACAGAATTTCTTCAAACTGTACATAGACTTGGCTAAGGGCTAGAAGGCTGAATTTACCAGAGTCTGAAAGCAGCACACATTCATGGTGTGGTTAGAAATTGCCTAAATAATGCATTTACTCTTATCATGTGCTGATAACACCTGCAATACTGGCAGTGTTTCTAATTCTGAAGATTTCTAGATCATGGGAATCCTGgaactgaagcagaaataaaggaGGGACTGAGGACTGCTGGCCAGTATCAGTATTCTCTGTTGAATTGAGgtgtttcttttgctgctgctgctggttacAGAGAGATTTTTGATTAACTaggacttttttccccccctttcaGTAACTGTCTTCCTCATTAAGCCTCTTTGTGTGGTGATTCTTCCCTTCTTGCTTTTCAGGAGCTCAGTGATGTGGAAACTGATCCATCCAGGGCAGAAGCAGGCAGGATTTCTGATTCAGCAAGCCTTATTCCCTCCTTTAGATCTCAGTGGTAAGGAAATCTGAAAGGCTGTCTCTGCCATTGTCATTTCAGGTTACACAAACATACCCCAACcaagtatatttaaaaaacacagatcTGCAGTCTCCATGGGTCTTAAATTTAGTGACCTTAGGAGGGCTTAAACTCAGTATAAACCTGTGATTTCAAACTAAACAGCCTTAACCAAATGTCCTTTAGAAGCTGGCCAAGAGGAGGCAAGGATGTATATAAGACTGGGTGTTTGGGGAGGAAATTGATAATCAAATACAGCTATTTTGGtgcaaacagggaaaaataaaatgttcacgTGGGGAACTTCAGTGTAACAATTTATGTATTAAGGAAAGCCCTTTGGCCAGTCCCCATCACTTGATGGAACTACAAAATAGAAGGAATAATCTCTATTTTCACTCACTGGCTTGAGCCTGGCCTTTGCTTTGTGAAGTCTGGGGTGTGGGAGTGGGTCCCCAGTGGATGTTTACTCTGTACAAGCCTCTCTTTCCAAGAGCTTCCAGAGGGGCCAAGGGCTTTTGTGAGTTTGGAGATCAGATTCCTTTTCCTCATCTATCATCCCATCAAAACAGCAATGTGGCAAATAGGGTGATGGTTTGGGGTATGAGGTAAAATCCTGGGGCCTGATAAATTGATGTTGAAAGTTTGCTCTGCACCTCCATGTGGGTAAACTGCTGGGATGAAATCTTTTAGAAAACCTCTTCAGGTGCTCAGAGCTTCTCTCATTTCTCACCCACTTGCCTGGGGGTGGATGTGGGCTCTAATCATACTCAATTTCACCTCGAGGTAAAAATAGGGATATTGCCTGCCCTCTGTATTTAGAGTTTAATGTAATATGTCCATAATGCCTCATAACTTGAGCTATGGGGAGTGGTTTctttgctctgtgctgtcagtgGGCTCATCCATGTGGTGCTTTCGAGCTGGGGGtttgcagggaggagaggaggaggagggggaagatgTTTATTTCAGTATCTCTTACCACATTCTTGCACTGAGCACCTTGGCAACCCACTGAGCATCACGTTCTCCTCACATGGCTGTACTCCAGC
The nucleotide sequence above comes from Vidua macroura isolate BioBank_ID:100142 chromosome 18, ASM2450914v1, whole genome shotgun sequence. Encoded proteins:
- the ANAPC7 gene encoding anaphase-promoting complex subunit 7; protein product: MSVVEHVREMAAAGLHSNVRLLSGLLLTMSGNNPELFSPSQKYQLLVYHADSLFHDKEYRNAVSKYTMALQQKKALSKTSKVRPSTGNAASTPQGQCLPSEIEVKYKMAECYTMLKQDKDAIAILDGIPSRQRTPKINMMLANLYKKAGQERSSVTSYKEVLRQCPLALDAILGLLSLSVKGAEVASMTINIIQSIPNLDWLSVWIKAYAFVHTGDNTRAINTICSLEKKSLLRDNVDLLGSLADLYFRAGDNKNSILKFEQAQMLDPYLIKGMDVYGYLLAREGRLEDVENLGCRLFNISDQHAEPWVVSGCHSFYSKRYSRALYLGAKAIQLNSNSVQALLLKGAALRNMGRVQEAIIHFREAIRLAPCRLDCYEGLIECYLASNSIREAMVMANNVYKTLGANAQTLTLLATVCLEDPVTQEKAKTLLDKALTQRPDYIKAVVKKAELLSREQKYEDGIALLRNALANQSDCVLHRILGDFLVAVNEYQEAMDQYSIALSLDPNDQKSLEGLQKMEKEESPTDATQEEDVDDMEGSGEEGDLEGSDSEAAQWADQEQWFGMQ